The proteins below come from a single Chryseobacterium capnotolerans genomic window:
- a CDS encoding response regulator, with amino-acid sequence MENEKINIVIVDDHPIVIEGLKMMLQSQPSFNIPETFTSGSEIIGFIGRNKVDIILLDITLPDANGTELCREIKKISPETSVIMFSNRSERSMIMQAIQNGASGYLLKNTSIEELVICIKGALSGDIVFCNETKQIISRPSQNELPIPRLTKREKQILHLVAQGKTSNKIAEELFLSPLTVDTHRKNLLQKFQAKNSTELVNQAIEYNLIEK; translated from the coding sequence ATGGAGAATGAAAAAATAAATATTGTCATCGTAGATGATCACCCTATCGTTATTGAAGGACTGAAAATGATGCTGCAAAGCCAGCCATCTTTCAATATTCCGGAAACCTTTACTTCCGGTTCAGAGATCATCGGCTTTATTGGCCGCAATAAAGTTGACATTATTCTTTTGGATATCACATTGCCCGATGCCAATGGAACAGAACTTTGCAGGGAAATCAAAAAAATATCTCCTGAAACCTCTGTGATCATGTTCAGTAACCGTTCTGAAAGAAGTATGATCATGCAGGCTATCCAAAACGGAGCCAGCGGTTATCTTCTTAAAAATACATCCATTGAAGAATTGGTGATCTGTATCAAAGGAGCATTATCCGGCGATATTGTTTTTTGTAATGAAACCAAGCAAATCATCAGCAGACCTTCTCAAAATGAGCTGCCAATTCCCAGGCTGACTAAAAGGGAAAAACAAATCCTGCATCTTGTAGCACAGGGCAAAACAAGTAATAAGATTGCAGAAGAGCTCTTTCTCAGCCCGCTTACGGTAGATACTCACCGAAAAAACCTACTCCAGAAATTTCAGGCTAAAAATTCTACAGAACTTGTGAACCAGGCCATAGAATATAATCTGATTGAAAAATAG
- a CDS encoding tetratricopeptide repeat-containing sensor histidine kinase translates to MKRLLILLSILLSFGVRSQQLIPLDEKPYLDSLQNIVRNSRTAAAKANSTFLLSNYYRNIDSLLSKKYLESGKTLIKSDAFLSAKYDFYEAQYNLDRNKAKAAISYQKAIKALSKIKNEESDLLQAAAWYSYGVTQKDKEGYPFLVKTILEKSIPLAKKYENSRNLGFLYTQLAVILTYNAEFKKSEDYNAKALKILEKHYPNSPELFFTYLNLANNFCYQAKGDEAKKYLDKADALISPHPDSSVNAFYYYAQTLYCITRQKNPEALPVIEKGLAYAKRFNQNLLAQMFYFNKYDILRKLKRYPEAKGALEDILTEKSLALDLNNRKTIYKQLSSLHEEMGNTKEALVWEQRYSKLNDSLNTENVKLEINKIESKFNAAEKERKIATLNAEKNQKELEVNKKNSYLWGLSLILLLMISLLIFLYIIFRKNKKISEQKINDIKQKEELSLTKAILEGEERERERIARDLHDGLGGMLAGVKINFSTWSASHLDPEKDQEFYKILGQLDNSVGELRHVARNLMPESLLNFGLETALNDLCEFYNRKDIEIDFQAINIEKNLPLNIQLNIYRIAQELLANAIKHSEASSILLQCSQSEKDFFITIEDNGKGFESGKEQKTKSMGFRNLKNRVDYLKGNMEISSDNQGTTINIELNIDGE, encoded by the coding sequence ATGAAGAGATTACTGATCCTGTTAAGCATATTACTGTCTTTTGGTGTACGATCACAACAATTGATCCCCCTTGATGAAAAACCTTATTTAGACAGCTTACAAAACATTGTAAGAAATAGCAGAACTGCTGCAGCAAAAGCAAATTCTACTTTTCTTTTATCAAATTATTACAGAAATATCGATTCTCTGCTGAGCAAAAAATATCTGGAAAGTGGAAAAACACTCATCAAAAGCGATGCTTTTCTCTCCGCTAAATATGATTTCTACGAAGCACAATATAATCTGGACAGAAATAAGGCAAAAGCTGCCATTTCTTATCAAAAGGCAATTAAAGCTTTGTCAAAAATTAAGAATGAAGAATCTGATCTCCTTCAGGCAGCAGCATGGTATAGTTATGGAGTCACCCAGAAAGACAAAGAAGGCTATCCTTTTCTAGTAAAAACTATTCTTGAAAAAAGTATTCCATTAGCTAAAAAGTATGAGAATAGCAGGAATCTTGGCTTTCTCTATACCCAGCTCGCCGTCATCCTTACTTACAATGCAGAGTTTAAGAAATCTGAGGATTATAATGCTAAAGCCTTGAAAATTCTTGAAAAGCACTACCCTAATTCACCTGAATTATTTTTTACCTACTTAAATTTAGCCAATAATTTCTGTTATCAGGCCAAAGGAGATGAAGCTAAAAAGTATTTAGATAAAGCTGATGCACTCATTAGCCCTCACCCCGATTCTTCCGTCAATGCTTTTTATTATTACGCTCAAACACTTTACTGTATTACCAGACAAAAGAATCCTGAAGCGTTACCCGTTATTGAAAAAGGCCTTGCTTATGCTAAAAGGTTTAATCAGAATCTACTGGCACAAATGTTTTATTTCAATAAGTATGATATTTTAAGAAAATTAAAAAGATATCCTGAAGCAAAAGGTGCTCTGGAAGATATTTTAACCGAAAAATCCCTTGCCCTTGATCTTAATAACAGAAAAACCATTTATAAGCAGCTTTCTTCTTTACATGAAGAAATGGGAAATACTAAGGAAGCCTTAGTCTGGGAACAAAGATATTCTAAACTCAACGATAGCCTGAATACTGAGAATGTAAAGCTTGAAATCAATAAAATTGAATCTAAGTTCAATGCTGCGGAAAAGGAAAGAAAGATAGCCACTTTAAATGCAGAGAAAAATCAAAAAGAACTGGAAGTTAATAAGAAGAACTCCTATTTATGGGGATTAAGCCTTATATTACTATTAATGATAAGTTTGCTGATCTTTCTCTATATCATTTTTAGAAAAAATAAAAAAATCTCTGAGCAGAAGATTAATGACATCAAGCAAAAGGAAGAACTTTCTTTAACAAAAGCTATTCTTGAGGGAGAAGAAAGAGAAAGAGAACGTATCGCAAGAGATCTTCATGATGGTCTGGGCGGGATGCTAGCCGGCGTAAAAATCAATTTCTCTACTTGGTCTGCCAGTCATTTGGATCCAGAAAAAGATCAGGAGTTTTACAAGATTTTAGGACAACTGGATAATTCTGTAGGGGAACTGCGGCATGTGGCAAGAAACCTGATGCCTGAATCATTGCTTAATTTCGGGTTAGAAACCGCCTTGAACGACCTTTGTGAGTTTTATAACAGAAAAGATATTGAAATTGATTTCCAGGCGATCAATATTGAAAAGAATCTGCCATTAAATATCCAGCTTAATATTTACAGGATTGCCCAGGAATTACTGGCCAATGCCATCAAGCATTCTGAAGCCAGCAGTATCTTATTACAATGTTCCCAATCTGAAAAAGATTTTTTCATTACTATTGAAGACAACGGAAAAGGATTTGAAAGCGGCAAAGAACAAAAAACAAAGAGTATGGGATTCCGTAATTTAAAGAACAGAGTCGATTATCTGAAAGGAAATATGGAGATCAGCTCTGACAATCAAGGTACAACGATTAATATAGAACTCAACATAGATGGAGAATGA
- a CDS encoding fatty acid desaturase: protein MKHQEKSRQIRKEINQSYQELKEQYPLLKRQNSIGFSIFLLSIIAIIAASVGWYKAIIPTWLMIIMNAFFMGVLHEIEHDLIHWLYFKKQKPVHHFMLFSVWILRPLTINPWIRRTLHYHHHKFSGTLHDVEERGVTNGERWSFKRLLTTADIVLGGLLRLQQMFKDMDAEVKNGNLKDETSSTLKRIAFLGLIPLTIAAHVILYLFFADLLLNWINAKFMTDFAFPSYIENVLNSLSFVTYTILLPNLLRQFCLHFITSNMHYFGDVEEGNVIEQTQVLNVWWTFPMQVFCFFFGWTHSIHHFVVNETFYVRHIGRKQAQEVLKKYGVRFNDLGTFRRANRFREYSK from the coding sequence GTGAAACATCAGGAAAAATCGAGACAGATAAGGAAAGAAATTAATCAATCCTATCAGGAGCTTAAAGAACAATATCCTCTATTGAAGAGGCAGAACAGCATTGGGTTTTCTATATTTTTACTTTCAATTATTGCCATTATTGCTGCATCTGTAGGTTGGTATAAAGCTATTATACCAACTTGGTTGATGATCATTATGAATGCCTTTTTTATGGGAGTTCTTCACGAGATTGAGCATGATCTTATTCATTGGCTTTACTTTAAAAAACAAAAGCCGGTACATCATTTTATGCTTTTCAGTGTATGGATTTTGCGTCCACTGACTATCAACCCGTGGATCAGGCGAACATTACATTACCATCATCATAAATTTTCAGGAACATTACACGATGTGGAAGAACGTGGAGTAACAAATGGTGAACGTTGGTCGTTTAAACGATTATTAACGACTGCAGATATTGTTTTAGGCGGGCTTTTGCGTCTTCAGCAAATGTTTAAGGATATGGACGCGGAGGTAAAGAACGGAAACCTTAAAGATGAAACCTCTTCCACCTTGAAACGGATTGCATTTCTGGGTTTGATCCCCCTGACTATTGCTGCTCATGTAATTTTATACCTCTTTTTTGCAGATTTACTGCTGAATTGGATTAATGCAAAGTTTATGACAGATTTTGCTTTCCCTTCTTATATTGAAAATGTATTGAACAGCTTAAGCTTCGTTACTTATACAATTCTTCTACCGAACCTGCTGCGACAGTTCTGTTTACATTTTATAACTTCCAATATGCATTATTTCGGCGATGTTGAAGAGGGGAATGTTATTGAACAGACACAGGTACTGAATGTTTGGTGGACTTTTCCTATGCAGGTGTTTTGTTTCTTTTTCGGATGGACACACAGCATTCATCATTTTGTAGTCAACGAGACATTTTATGTCCGTCATATCGGAAGAAAACAGGCACAGGAAGTGTTGAAAAAATATGGAGTCCGTTTTAATGATCTGGGAACTTTCAGAAGAGCCAACCGCTTTCGGGAATATTCAAAATAG